The proteins below come from a single Candidatus Chlamydia sanziniae genomic window:
- a CDS encoding MlaE family ABC transporter permease, whose translation MERKKKLSMLQFLFCLPLGIGRWIGFSCTVIRSFSWEKSLIRSVYLQGYDIGVRSLSITVLTGIVSGIVLALQSYYQLGMHGLSCAIGFFVVKSILVEIGPVLTALALSGKVSGAIAVFLGTLRMTEQVSAMKTLGENPLKYFALPRIIAGVLVMPVLVIIAIWSGILAGYGICRYVFQIPSRVYWSMTFGNVLFSDLLMVIIKSLVFGFIITSLGCYYGLAHHRRISGITDVITAGMVASYVSIVFINCVITTLFHVLC comes from the coding sequence ATGGAGAGAAAAAAAAAGCTCAGTATGCTTCAGTTTCTTTTTTGTCTTCCTTTGGGTATTGGACGATGGATCGGGTTTAGTTGTACTGTTATTAGAAGTTTTTCGTGGGAAAAGAGTCTGATTCGTTCTGTTTATCTGCAAGGTTATGATATTGGCGTGCGTTCATTGTCTATCACTGTTCTTACGGGTATAGTGAGTGGAATTGTTCTTGCTTTACAGTCTTATTATCAGTTAGGAATGCATGGTCTTTCGTGTGCTATAGGTTTTTTTGTTGTAAAGAGTATTTTGGTGGAGATTGGGCCTGTATTAACAGCTTTGGCTCTTTCTGGAAAAGTCAGTGGAGCTATTGCTGTTTTTCTAGGAACGTTGCGAATGACTGAACAGGTCAGTGCGATGAAGACTTTAGGAGAGAATCCTTTAAAGTACTTTGCTTTACCACGCATTATTGCTGGAGTACTTGTTATGCCAGTTTTGGTAATTATTGCTATATGGTCAGGAATATTGGCGGGTTATGGGATTTGCCGCTATGTTTTTCAGATCCCTTCACGGGTATATTGGAGCATGACATTTGGCAACGTACTATTTTCAGACTTATTGATGGTTATTATTAAATCTTTAGTTTTTGGTTTTATCATCACCTCGCTAGGTTGTTATTATGGTCTTGCCCACCATCGTCGCATTTCCGGAATTACTGACGTGATTACTGCGGGTATGGTTGCTTCGTATGTCTCCATAGTATTTATTAACTGTGTCATTACGACACTATTTCATGTGTTATGTTAA
- a CDS encoding ABC transporter ATP-binding protein, with protein MLPWIYVNDIYKNYLDVEGQKHTVLNGVSLEIFPNEFLVILGKSGSGKSVLLRHIMGLECPDFGKVDYAEEFLYKGQLKQFMIGMVFQGGALFDFLTVKENVTFGLRAYNAKTQKLSEEDIEEKAMNALRDVGLEYAADFLPTKLSGGMVKRVALVRSLIYAPKLVLYDEPTAGLDPMTSQEITRLIARLRNEQSMGGVIVTHDIALTLTLADRIAIHHEGTIPRIYTKQEFMDTEEPLVEQFFCLFPNVRELRGADV; from the coding sequence ATGTTACCGTGGATTTATGTAAATGATATTTATAAGAACTATTTGGATGTTGAAGGACAAAAACATACGGTTTTAAATGGTGTTTCTTTAGAGATTTTCCCTAATGAATTTTTAGTAATTTTGGGTAAATCTGGAAGTGGTAAAAGTGTCCTTTTGCGGCATATTATGGGTTTAGAATGTCCTGACTTTGGAAAGGTGGATTATGCTGAGGAGTTTTTGTATAAAGGCCAGTTAAAGCAATTTATGATTGGGATGGTCTTCCAGGGAGGAGCTCTATTTGATTTTCTTACTGTAAAGGAGAATGTGACGTTTGGCTTACGGGCATATAATGCAAAGACTCAAAAACTTTCTGAGGAAGATATCGAAGAGAAGGCAATGAATGCTTTACGAGATGTGGGCTTGGAGTATGCTGCAGACTTCTTGCCTACTAAGTTGTCTGGTGGGATGGTGAAGAGAGTTGCTTTGGTGCGCTCTTTGATCTATGCGCCTAAATTAGTGCTTTATGATGAGCCTACTGCAGGTCTTGATCCCATGACAAGTCAGGAAATTACGCGACTCATTGCAAGATTGCGCAATGAACAGAGCATGGGGGGTGTAATTGTGACTCATGATATTGCTTTAACTTTAACTTTGGCAGATCGCATTGCGATACATCATGAGGGCACCATCCCGCGCATCTATACGAAACAAGAGTTTATGGATACAGAAGAACCGTTAGTAGAGCAATTTTTTTGCTTGTTCCCAAATGTCCGGGAGTTAAGAGGAGCAGATGTCTAG